One genomic segment of Dehalococcoidia bacterium includes these proteins:
- the rplJ gene encoding 50S ribosomal protein L10: MPAKKIPEKKVKAVEQLQDRIGRCTIAVGVDFKGVKGGAMTAMRRKMRGQKIEVRVVKNTLTRIAAEKAGRPDLMKVVQNTTAIVFGYGDPAEIAKAVCEYGQAEKTPLSLRGALLDRRVLSLDDLKVLAALPPRAQLVAILLGQIQAPLVRLVSVLNGPSRGLVTVLHRHAEQLQKQVAASAAPAAPAGQIS; this comes from the coding sequence ATGCCGGCAAAAAAGATCCCGGAAAAGAAGGTCAAGGCAGTCGAGCAGCTCCAGGACAGGATAGGGCGCTGCACGATCGCCGTCGGCGTGGACTTCAAAGGCGTTAAGGGTGGCGCCATGACGGCCATGCGGCGCAAGATGCGGGGGCAGAAGATTGAGGTGCGGGTGGTCAAGAACACCCTCACCCGCATCGCCGCGGAGAAGGCGGGCCGTCCCGACCTGATGAAGGTGGTACAGAACACGACGGCCATCGTGTTCGGCTACGGGGACCCGGCGGAGATAGCCAAGGCGGTGTGCGAGTACGGGCAGGCGGAGAAGACGCCCCTGTCGCTTCGGGGGGCGCTTCTTGACAGGCGCGTGCTCAGCCTTGACGATCTGAAGGTACTGGCCGCCCTGCCGCCCCGGGCCCAGCTTGTGGCCATACTCCTGGGTCAGATCCAGGCGCCGCTGGTCCGTCTGGTGTCCGTGCTGAACGGCCCGTCCCGTGGCTTGGTGACGGTCCTGCATCGCCACGCCGAGCAGTTGCAGAAGCAGGTGGCGGCTTCGGCTGCTCCTGCCGCCCCTGCTGGTCAAATTAGCTAG